In the Centroberyx gerrardi isolate f3 chromosome 9, fCenGer3.hap1.cur.20231027, whole genome shotgun sequence genome, one interval contains:
- the LOC139913624 gene encoding E3 ubiquitin-protein ligase RNF14-like produces MSADLEEQEDELLALHSIFSPEEFVRAGEEPNCAGEIRVSVELPADFSVALREGDGLRQYGISFLPPLLLTFDLPEDYPSSSPPSFTLTCSWLTPTQLSALGAHLADLYRATGGSVVLFSWVQFLREEALSFLDIHSLLELPSSDDTLNSDSSQDLMSDDQNPPVSEPDLSPSLPVPSSPSVPLGQSGQTAEEQAASLSAQNQLSCQEKDETLSRLPPAPAQTLLSQLLVHNEAQKQKVFAGMVFDCGVCFAARLGSDCVELRECGHVYCQSCMSRFCKVQIAEGNVRGVTCPQADCTAAPTPAQVKSLVGEELFSRYDRLLLQSTLDCMPDVVYCPQRSCGSAVILETDSRTALCSVCGHAFCVSCRKTYHGAEDCHVKKREKKEKQEAYVDVPETEAGMTALWEDYASGSATRRSLLESRYGRRMLRSTVSDALSEGWVASNSKYCPHCSSSIQKNGGCNMMTCTRCGQRFCWACLTRLSVSASRHFQNSPCVGYDVGT; encoded by the exons ATGAGTGCGGACTTggaggagcaggaagatgaACTGCTGGCTCTCCACAGTATCTTTAGCCCGGAGGAGTTCGTCCGGGCCGGAGAGGAGCCGAACTGTGCCGGAGAAATCCGAGTGTCTGTCGAGCTGCCAGCGGACTTCTCTGTGGCTCTGAGAGAGG GAGACGGGCTGAGGCAGTATGGGATATCGTTCCTTCCCCCTctgctcctgacctttgacctccctgaggactacccctcctcctcccctccctctttcaccctCACCTGCAGCTGGCTAACACCCACACAG CTCTCTGCACTGGGTGCTCATCTAGCTGATCTGTACCGGGCCACTGGGGGCAGCGTGGTGCTCTTCTCCTGGGTGCAGTTCCTTAGAGAAGAGGCCCTCAGCTTCCTGGACATCCACTCTCTTCTGGAGCTGCCCTCCTCTGATGACACCCTGAACTCAGACTCTAGCCAAGATCTAATGTCAGATGACCAAAATCCTCCGGTCTCAGAGCCTGACCTTTCACCTTCGCTGCCAGTTCCTTCAAGCCCTTCTGTCCCGTTAGGCCAAAGTGGACAAACGGCGGAAGAGCAGGCTGCTTCTCTGTCGGCCCAAAATCAGCTCTCTTGTCAGGAGAAAGACGAAACCCTCTCCCGTCTCCCCCCAGCCCCGGCCCAGACCCTCCTGTCCCAGCTCCTGGTCCACAATGAGGCCCAGAAGCAGAAAGTGTTCGCGGGCATGGTGTTCGACTGCGGCGTGTGCTTCGCGGCCCGGCTCGGCTCGGACTGTGTGGAGCTGAGGGAGTGCGGCCACGTCTACTGCCAGTCCTGCATGAGCCGGTTCTGCAAGGTGCAGATAGCGGAGGGGAATGTCCGAGGCGTCACCTGTCCCCAGGCGGACTGCACCGCCGCGCCTACACCTGCACAg gtgaAGAGCCTGGTAGGGGAGGAGCTGTTCAGCCGCTACGACCGTCTCCTGCTCCAGTCTACTCTGGACTGTATGCCTG acgTGGTGTACTGTCCTCAGCGTTCCTGCGGCTCCGCTGTCATCCTGGAGACGGACAGCAGGACGGCGCTGTGCTCGGTGTGCGGCCACGCCTTCTGCGTGTCCTGCAGAAAGACCTACCACGGAGCGGAGGACTGCCACGTGAAAAAacgggagaaaaaagagaaacaggaggcCTATGTAGATGTACCAGAGACTGAGG cCGGTATGACGGCTCTGTGGGAGGACTATGCCAGCGGCAGTGCGACTAGGCGGAGCTTATTGGAGAGCCGGTACGGCCGGCGCATGCTGCGGTCCACTGTGTCGGACGCTCTGAGCGAGGGCTGGGTGGCCAGCAACAGCAAATACTGTCCTCACTGCTCCTCCAGCATACAG AAGAACGGAGGCTGCAACATGATGACGTGCACTCGCTGTGGACAGCGTTTCTGCTGGGCCTGCCTCACCAGACTGTCAGTGTCTGCGTCCAGACACTTTCAGAACAGTCCCTGCGTCGGCTACGATGTGGGCACATGA